In Camelina sativa cultivar DH55 chromosome 17, Cs, whole genome shotgun sequence, the genomic stretch AATATTCCTCACCATGAGCAGAAGTCGACGACCTGATTTATCCACCAACCATGTCGCTACTGCAGTCGCCACTACCTGGTTTAGAATGAAACAACTTTTAAAATCGGATCTAATGTCTCTTAGATATTGAATCATTGAAATTAAATACCTGAACAGCGCCAACTCCAAATGTTGCCGCATTACTTGATGTCACCCCTAAGTGAATAATAATTGGAAAGCATGATAAGAAATTTGTTTATTCTGTCTTAGGACATAGGAGCATTCCaagaatcaaaataaacatatgACTGGCTCTACCTGCAGATTCAAAAATTGTGCTTGAATAGAATAAGACACCATTAATTCCTCCAAGTTGTTGAAGTACAAGGAGCCCTATACCAACCTGTAACACAGATTATACAAAACCTGTGAGATTCTCTCCTGTGTGGACAAAACTTAGTTCCAGAGGTTAGAGACTAATTGTACCATTAGTGGGAAATAGTATCTCCTGCGCTTGAGGTCTACAAACCGAATTGCAGAACGTTTGCTAGATGATGCCACAGAGCGCTGCAGAGTgcataaaattttacaaagacaaaacattttaaaataatcttGGTCTCACAAACTAGTATCATCAAATCAAAGCATTTTTGAGTAGTCAGTACCTTGATTTCATTAACCTCAACAGTAATGTCGGTCTCAAATCCACGAAGAACTTGCAATGAAGTTTCGAAATCATCTGTCAAACCCATCTTTGCCTACAATTACGAAAGCGAGACACTTAGGATAACTAATAATGCAACAAACTCAACAGTATAAGCTATTTGGTTCTAAAGGCATACCAACCACCGAGGAGATTCAGGGATGAAGAAAAGACCAGGTATCAACAATGTACACGGCAATACTCCTACACATAAGGAAGACAAACAAGAAAGTGATTAGACTGTAttgataattttgtaaaaagtCTGGTATAGTTTCTCCCAAGCCAAGTCAAAATGTTATGAGAGAGTTACCCAAAACTGCAAGAATTCTCCATGGAACAAAGAGACCGAGTAAATACGCCAGCATTATCCCAATTGTTACAGAAAGCTACAGAACACAAAATTAGTAACTATTATGTTGTTTATAAGAATCAGCTCACAGAAAGAATAGTGAAGCTAATGAAACATGACAAACCTGGTTAACTGAACCTAAGGCTCCTCTCATGGTCTGTGGAGCAATCTCGGCTATATATACAGGCACCTAACATCGCGATTCCAAGTTGTGTAAATATATCTCTACTCAAAATAAACATTGCTGAAACCAAAGAACTAGTTGAATCAAGTATTACCGTATAAGAGATTATTCCAACACCGAAACCTTCTAACAATCTTCCCATGTAAAGAAAAGAAGTATCCTAGAGAAAAATTAAGAACATTGACTTAGTAAGTAGTTAGAGAGATAGGCCAATAATATCAGATACTTGAGAACATCAAATACTCACTTTGGCGAAAGATATACACAGCCATCCAATAATATTGGGAATTGCAGCAATCATCAGAGActgcaaaaaggaaaaaacaacaGTAACTAAGATTCAGCAAGAAAGAAGATGTTACTAtgacaaaattaaaagagttaaagaatcaagaaagaaaactaGGATACCCCTTTACGTCCGATGTATTCAGCAATCTGACCACTTGCAATAGCTCCAACCATAGCACCCACATTGGATAGAGACCCAAACACAGAGtactaaaaacattaaacatgaAACCTAAAAGTcagaaaattattgaaaaagagTTCTTCTTTTAGAAAAACAGAGCAGTTGTTGGTAAATAAAGATGGGACCTTTATACCTCAGATACAGTTAAACCAAGATCCTTAGTAATGGCAGCTTGAGTTGGAGAGGAATAACCACactgaaacacacaaaacataGATCAAAAATCAGAACTTTATCATTTTCTTAGtcaaattaagaaatttaagaAACAATCGGTGAAATGTTCTTACAGTGAAACCGAATTGGATAGGACCAAGAGCAACAATCAAAACACAAGCTAAGACAGAGATAGAGCTGTCTCGAATGACTTGAGACGATTCCAACATACTAGATTGTCTCGAACCCATCCGATACCAACTTCCCGTGTGTAAGAAAGGTCTCCGAAGATCATTTCTACCCTCTTCCGTCTCTTCCCTAAAACTCATCTCTTAAATCTctaaaaatctacaaaaaaacaattgtgaTCTCTAGAGAAAGATGCAAAAGGAAAAGGGTCGAGAGAAAAAATGCCGATCCTAAACTGGAAAAATGCAGATATGAAATTTTTAGAAAACGAGATTTTTGATTTCAGGGGAATATAATGAAGAAAGCTGGGATGAATATTGAAGACGGATGTagactgttttgttttgttttgtttggttgtttttaaaaaattcttcttCTATGGTTTGTATTTGGAGCCTATGTGTGGAGAGACGCAGACTGTTTCATAGTTTTCCACCTCAGACGCATCTCCTAATAATAATAGCATCAGATTTATAGAATTCTTAAGGATGGAtctcgacaaaaaaaaatatctaatttaataatattgttttactaCTAGTATAAGTCTATAAGATAATTTACTAGTAGTATAAAATTTTTGTCTGGTCGCTTTGGAGTTTattattgatttcttttgtatagatttttgtttgtttttgttttttaatcatttCACCATGTTCACATAATCACATCTACGAGCACAGAGCACTACACTAATTGgctttgatttatttattttctactaGGCTTCTACATActtctaatatataataagctttttgaaagaaaattattataataagcTTTTAGATGTTATATAAATATCAGtaattgtgttttttaaaatgattttttttgtttgtttaaaagtACTTcaaggggcattctcaaaaatgcccctttttccatatctctttttaaaaatatctcttcatgttgaccatttttaaaactacccctctttatatacaaaatgaccaaattaccctttttgagtgacagcaagaatgtacagtcatcaaaatcgaaaatattttcccgccaaaaaaatttcccgccaaaattttttttcccgccaaaatcgaaaatttttccctaaaaaattattttttcccgccaaaaaaaaaaatttcccgccaaaatcgaaaaattttcccgccaaaaatattgaaatttataccttttaaaaaccttgtaaatgcttttaaaaaacttttaaaagcgtttacaaggtttttaaaaggtttttaaacacattgtaaacgcttttaaaaaccttgtaaatgcttttaaaaagcttgtaaatgctttaaaaggtttttaaacaccttgtaaacgcttttaaaaataaaaattttataaaaacttttacaaggtttttaaaaacattgtaaaagggtttagaaggtgtttaaaaaccttttaaaaatccttttaaaaaccatttgaaaacctttaaaaaccttttaaaaaccttttaaaaccttttaaaaatcttgtaaaagtgtttacaagttgtttaaaaaaccttgtaaaagcctttacaaggtgtttataaggcttttataaggtagaaaccttataaaaccttttaaaaaccttgtaattgttttttggcgggaaatttttttttttcgaaattttttatcaaaagttttttgacaaaaaaaattttggcggaaaaatttttttgaaaaatttttggcgggaaaatatgtcggaaattttttggcggaaaaattttgtttttctgtttattgaataaaataattttcatctaaaggtaaaatggtcattaaaaattaaaagagggcataaataaaaatggccagaagcatttttaacaaattctcctacttcaatcatatatatttttcttaaataataatataattagagTTTCGCATATATATTGCAATATTATGAGTCCACTAGATATTATTTATGTTTACTAAAATCGCATTATCATTTGgatttaaacacacaaaatacatatgttgttgaacaacaacaaattttggAATAATGATATATCGTGGTGGAAAATTTAGCTAAAacttaaatataacaaacacattaattttttattattaatgtgaaaaatatattctactgttatgtcttttttattttgtaccagagtaaaactaaaatagaaatataatgcTCGAATTAGGCCTCAACTGTATAACATTTCCTCTACCTCGTTGATATTGATGTCGATAGGTCATAAATATGCAAGTGACATCATAGTATTAAATAAGTTCGAATAATGATATTTGTTTCCTAGTAAATGAAAAATACATGGATGCCATTATTTTTCAAGTACTTTAGATTACACAAATAATTGTTTAGACACGCAACATTGATTACATATTgtcaatatttaaaatcttcGAGAAACGAAATATTATTTCAGAGTttcgaaaaataaaaaatagtagtGACAAAAATAGCTAAAACCATGACGACAAAAATTGTTCTTAATTACATATACCTTTAGAATTTAGATATACAAATTTTCTTATacataacattatttttattttttaatatgaatacTCTGCAAATTGAATCTATCTTATATAAGGGATAATATATGTAAGTTGTTAGTAATAATTAACGTCGGCAGCTATGCTATATTTGCCTTGTTTGAGAACATCAAGAAATGCATGATTAAGGTCACGAAATCTCATAAGTTTAGAAAACTTCTAAATCGAGATAAAGCTAAGGTCGATGAGAccacgacaaaaaaaaagccaGTAGATATCACACCAAACACGTCTTATTGGGGATATGATTCATAGGCTCTGATTCATCCATCGCTCAATATTTAACGTATACTAATAATATTCTTGTTGACCCAACGATGTAGATTCGTACTAATTTATCACTGTTCTGTGTCTTTTGTCTCCTTTCTCGTCTCTCACGTGTAAGTGCTTATGTTCTTTCATCTTTTGCAACCGTTTCCGGATCCCGACGTATGCTTTTTCTCTTCCATTGTCCCCACTTTGCTTAGTTGGTCTTATgcttttatttctgttttaaaCTCTGTTTATTGGTATATTTATTGGGTTTATTATCTGTAAGTAACACGATTTTCACCTATAACGAGTACATGCAACACGCCAACACGACTCTACTTGTACATACATGTCACATTTATCTTCATTATGCTCGACAGAGATCTATCGTCTATCGAATATAGTTAACACGAATTTATACATTAAATGAAATGAATAAAAGGCTTGgatcaaatgattttattttctgttttattctTGAAAAGGGTTTTTGTAATTCGCCATATTAGTTGatctaataaatttattattaccATAATTTATCGTTTTTTATAAGAATTTGACTGTAGCATGTAAAtggttataaataaataaatatatatataaaaaaaaactaaatgtaGGCCTAACTTGAAATATCATATACTAAAACAGAAATTGGGCTTTGAAGCGGTCTTGGCTTGAAAGGCCCACATGATTTATGTTAGAAGCATAATcctctttaaaaaagaaatactaaaatgaaaatgaaactaTATAAATACTCGAAGAGCTATTCAGAAAATCGACGCACACGCACACCGTTGACTTCACGCACACGAAACGACGATGGTTAACATCTCTGAGATTTCCAACGACTCTAATGACGGCGGCGATCCAAACAAGAAACCAGAAGAACTCggcaagaaaccaaaagaagaagcagttttaagaagaagtagaagaatcTCGACAAGAAACGAGAACCGAAACAAGAAGCCGAAGGAAGAAGAcgtagcagaagaagaagagaaaggttcTTTCCCACTTCCAAAAGATGTCACTGAAGCTCTCGTCGCACTCATCCGGAGATGTGATTACCCAAGTCTCTCTTCCGTCTCCCGttactttttcagtttgatCGCTTCGTCAAGTCTCTACGAAACGCGTGCGCGCCTCGGTCTCCGAAACGTTTCTTTATGCCTCCATCGGATACCCTAATAATGAAGATCTCCCAAGCTGGCATATTCTTTATCGAAACAAGGCTTCTTCTTTACGCCTGACCAAACTCGGTTCGCTTCCACTCATGCCTTATGGAGCTTCTGTTGTCATTATCGGTTTAGAGATGTATGTGATCGGTGGAACGATCGACCAAAGACGCGTGAAGTTTATGAATGTCATCGATTGCAGAACTCACAAGTGTCGCTCGCTCCCTCCAATGAGAAGGGGTCGTTACAAGGCAGCCGCCGGAGTAATTGACGGAAAGATTTACGTAACCGGAGGTTTCAGGAAGCGACTTCCAACAGAGTCGGAATGGATCGAAGTGTTCGATCTTAAGAAACAGATTTGGGAATCTTTGCCTGGTCCGTACCCTAAAACTAATTGTTCTAGCCAGTTTGGGCCATATGCGGTGATGGAAGACAAGATTTACATTTTGGATTATAAAGGTTGTTTGGTTTAcgaaccaaaaagaagaagaggtgatGAATGGGGCGCATCCGCCGTCGGTGCAACTCATCCAATAAAGAATTATTGGAAAGAGTCATGTCCTGTGCAATGTGTGGTAGATGATATGCTGTATACAATTGATCCTCGGTGTACTATTGGACATCCAATAGTCGTATATGATCCAAAGGAGAAGACTTGGAGACCTGTGAAAGGTGAATCTTTGGGGAGACTGCCTAATTATATCGTTTCTCCTGATTCTGAAATGGCGAATTTTGGTGGAAAGCTGGCGATTTTGGGCAGTAACAAGAGCTATGGTCATGGTGATTGCATTGGGGAAATAGGTATTTGGTGCGCAATGATCGTGTTGGATAAACGTGAAGGAGGTGATATTTGGGGGCATGTCGAATCACTCGACTGTGTGCTTGGAGGCATTAACTATCTCACGCTTCATCTTTGTCGAACTCTTACTATTTGATGATACATACATGGGATGGTCTCTTGCAGCTATATGTTTCTGTGATTTGAGTATggactctctttttctttcttaatgtTTTTTCAAACCTTTTACTTTAGCCTCAAGGCTTAGTTGTCTTTTTGGTGATCTTGTTGCAATTTAAGGATCTTTTATTACGTCTAAGCAGTTTGTTGATCTGAGAGCAAATATCAAGAGTAACTCGTCCTTCTCTTAACGTCTTTGTGAAGgataataagttaataacacTCTTAcacataattgttatatagCCTTAAGTAGATAAGCTGTAAGAAGAGTATAGGCTAGCTGCATTATACAATATTTTCACCAAAACTTGTTGAATGCATCTTTATTTACAACTATATGTTTTGGGGGTTTCGTGCAACTGAACACTTTCACTAACTtgctctcaattttttttttcttttctaagtaATAATCACACACAAtcagattaacaaaaaaatcagtcTGCTTCTACTAATATATGTGCAAATATGATATacattttagaatttagatGAAGCAAAATAAACCGAGTTTTAGTTAGCCGAGTTTGGGCTTTAAAATTGGTTCAGAGTTGTCCGCTTAAGAGCCCATATAATGTTCGTCGGAGCGTGAAGGCTACTCTCGTAAAAGGCGCGTGGGATAAGACATAAAGCGACGGAGCAGACTCATTTTTTCTCGCAGTTTCACTTcggagaagaagcaaaagaagtaGATCAATCTCAGCCGTAGTCATTCTCCGATGCTCTGTTTCTGGAGTGAGaatttcaaaaccctaatttgattCCCTCCCCCTTCTCGATTTTGGAAATTTTCCACATGGGAGAACAATCACCTTCTCAACCATCGACTCAACCCCAAAGTCGACCACAATCACCCAAACCCCAAACTCATAACCTAATCCCGTCGGAATCCACCGTCGATTCAGCCGGTGTTTCAGGCTCAATCGTCTCATCTACCACAATCGACGCTCAACGGATCACTGAATTAGGCAATGTATCGTCTCCACCATCCAAAATCCCTCTCCGTCCTCGAAAAATTCGGAAGCTAACACTCGACGGAGACATCGCCGATGAGGACTACAAGGCGGAGGATATCTCCTCCTCACAGGTAACCTCGCCGCTCGCGACGGCTGGAAAATCTCTCGGTAAAGCGAAACCATCGCAGTCACGAGCTATAAATGTGCCGCGGATCCAAGCTCGGCCTCTCACATGCGAAGGCGAGCTCGAAGCAGCGATTCACTATCTTCGTAACGCGGATCCGTTGCTCGCCGCGTTGATAGACGTTCATCCGCCGCCGACGTTTGAGTCGTTTAAGACTCCGTTCTTAGCGTTGGTACGGAGTATACTCTACCAACAGCTTGCTGCGAAAGCTGGGAACTCAATCTACACACGATTTGTTGCTATTTGCGGCGGCGAGGATGTGGTTGTTCCTGAGACTGTCTTAGCCTTAAGTCCACAGGAGCTTCGTCAAATCGGCGTCTCGGGAAGGAAGGCGAGTTATCTTCATGATCTCGCTAGAAAGTATCAGAACGGAATCTTGTCGGATTCGGCGATTTTGAACATGGATGAGAAGTCTTTGTTTACTATGCTAACAATGGTTAATGGAATTGGGTCATGGTCTGTTCATATGTTTATGATTAATTCTCTTCATAGACCAGATGTTTTGCCGGTTAATGATCTCGGTGTTAGGAAGGGAGTGCAGATGCTTTATGGCTTAGATGACTTGCCTCGGCCATCGCAGATGGAGCAGCATTGTGCTAAGTGGAGACCGTATAGGTCAGTGGGTTCGTGGTACATGTGGAGGCTCATGGAAGCTAAGAGTACACAAACGAGTGCTGCTATGTCGTTGCCGCCGTTGGAAGACATGCGACAAGAACCTGAACCTCCGCAGCAACAGTTGGACCCTCTTAGTATGTTTAGTATCGGGTAAGTAAGTAAAGCTTGGTACTTCTTTCTGTAACTTAAGAAAAGTTTTTCGCTGTGCTCTCAAGTTTGCTTTTAACTTAGGTAGACAAATTGTTTCACCTTtgttaatatgtttgtttggtttggatcCCCTAAGATTAATATCTTTGCTTTGTCCAACTCTCTGTGGAATGGGCTTATGGTTGATATATCATTTTTAGATAAATTATCTAAGTTTAGACTTATGATTAGTTGTTTACATTTATGTCATGTGTGACAAAAAGTAGTGCGAGAGGCTTGCATTACTTCTCTCCATTTATGAGCTATATGAACAATTCTGAGGTTTTCTCAGGCGTAAACTATTTTCTTGATTGTTTTGACCCATTCCAAGAAGCATGATATAACATACTACTACATTGTGTTTTCGCTACTTCTAATTATGGTTCTATGACTCTTTAACAGGGCTTGGGGACAATCATAATCGTTCTTCCACATTGTTGTCTTTATTCCTGGATGCTCTAATGGCTTACGTGAGCACGTTTGTTCTGGACTTGGGGTTGTGTCTCTACTAAAAAAAGTGTGGGAGAAAGAATAAAAGGAACTGTTTTTAGACTGAGTTCCTTAAGCTGAAAAGTGCTAgtgaatatgatattttttactCAGTGAGAAAGAGTCTGTAATGTTAAGAGTGAGTATAGATAAATGACCATGTGTCTTCTCTATTTTGGTCGGTGACCTAACTCTTCACAGAACTTCCTCTTTATCTTCACAGTATCGCATCCTCGACTCAGCCTAATTAATTGTCTAATCggtaacaataaaaaataacgAAAGAGATTAAATTGTTGAACAGGTCGCAAGAAACTCGGTAATTTTTTACAGGAATATGTATAGGCCCATTACAACGGCCCAATATctaaattgttataaaaatatgtaattaactaaaagtctaaaatttCAGTAGGTACGAGTCGATCCCTGGACTAGAGGAAAACGTATCCAAAGAGTTTTGTACGTGCCTTCGCCGCAACCGTCGTTCCTGTCGCCGGTAATTTCTGTTCCTCgtcttcctctgttcttcttttccagatctcttcttttttgcttttcctgtttgacttttttttttttttcccaaaaatctaaaaattccTGATTCCTGATTCTTTGTATGCAACTTTACTATTGCTAAGCTCGTAAACCCTAGCTCCGGCGAACGTTTGCTACCTGTTTCTGGTTTTATTCAAACAATTGAATAATTGAACATCTTGAATGTGGAATGAAACAATTGAATTCTCGCTTTGGACATAGTAGAGTTTCATCAAAAACTGATTGGTTGTTGCTTCTGTACTAATTGGTGAATTCCCAGGAACGAAGTGtgagcaagcaaaaaaaaagccaaCAACAGATCAATGGATGAAGAAGAGCGTCCAAGGTGTGGTGAAGAAGAATGTAGTGTATCGCTGTTTGATTATTCTGTTGAGAATCATTTGAAGGCAGTGGACTCCATCACTGATCTCTGTGGTGAAGATAGTGCTGATATTGATGAGATTGATATCAACACTCTGTCATCATCAGTTACATTCTTGAGGTGCGTTAAGTTCTTTTGTTAATGTAGTTTACTGTACTATATATATCCTATGCTTAAGTAGTTAAGATCTGACAAAGTAAATTGTTTCATGATCATTGTGAATTACATGGTTCATATGAAGTGTTTCTTAATGTGGTAGAATGAGTATTCTACTAGTCGATTTAAACACCAACGAATCTAATTCTTGCTTGCTAAACCTTTTTGTAGGGAATGGAGGCATTTTAATTACGAACCAAAAAGTTTTGCATTCCACAACGAGGTTGGAAAAACCCATGAATCAAAGGGTACAAGTAGTCAAACTTTGCCTCAATTTTCTTCGGCACGAGTTCCAAAGGTGTGTGTTAATATCTTTACGCTAGAAGATTAGTTTCACCCTTTGTTCTTACCTTCCATTTACTTCTTAAATTGCTTCTACGACATTGCATTTTTGAATCAGTTTTCATATCTGGTGCAGGTTAATATACATGAggatgaatcatcatcatcatctggtgAAATCAggtaataattcaaaatttgtatGAGCAATGATCACTATAATTGTTCAACGGGTTCTGCTAGCTAGCAAGAGTTAATACCTCACTCGGAGATAGCAAACTCATACAATTAATCTTGACAATGGGAGATGAACAAAGGTTTCCCTTTTAGATGAATGAAATTGACTGCTAATTTTTATGTTCAAATTCAAGAAGTCACATATAAAGTTTGGTGATTGAATTAAGCTGGTACGAACCAGGACTAGGTTGGTCAATGAGTAGACAGCATATTGACAGTGCATGTTTGTGTATATATCTCTGCTCTTGTCCTTTTTTAATCATCAACAAGAGCTGTGCTAGTCACGACCGTTTTTGTGATGGGTTATTATTCACCTTTGCAGCAAGGATTTTGTGATGCATGTTGGAGGCTCTGTTTGGGCACTGGAGTGGTGTCCCAGAATTCATGGAAATCCAGATGCTCAGGCAAAATGTGAGGTGATTAGGCCATATTTTCTGTTTCAAATACCCCGTAGAAATGGGAATTTCAGGTTTTCACTGTTATCAACTTTACTGTTGCAGTTTCTAGCGGTGGCTACTCATCCGCCTGACTCATACAGTCACAAGATTGGGATTCCTCTTACAGGTCGAGGAATCATTCAGATATGGTGCATTATAAATGCCACTTGCAAGAAAGATAGCTCCCTTTTTTCAGAGAAGAGTAAAAAATCGACAGGAAAGACTCGGAAAAAACCATCTAGTGAAACTTCTGAAACAACAGAACCTAAGAAGCCGAGAGGCAGACCCAGAAAGCATCCAATAGAGACAACAAAGACAACAGAACCTAAGAAGCCGAGAGGCAGACCCAGAAAGCATCCAATAGAGACAACAAAGACAACAGAGCCTAAGAAACCAAGTGGAAGACCTAGAAAGAAGACTACTCCCGAGTTACCTGCTGAGCTTGATGATGACGTTCTCTACGTTGAGGCTCTGTCTGTTCGGTATCCAGAAGATTCAGTTGTTCCCGCAACTCCTCTTCGGTTCCTACGAGAAACTCCAGTAACAGAAACTAAGGTCAATAATGAAAGTCCAGCACAAGTGATGTCTTCGGAAAATGCAAATATCAAGCTTCCCGTACggagaaagagacaaaaaaccAAAGTTACTGAAGAAAGTTGCAAACCCATGCTATTTGAAAATAATGAAGCTGTTGGAAATGTACCAGACGAACCGTCCTCAGGTATTTCTGAAGACGTTGCTCTTCCAAGGGTTGTCTTATGCCTGGCCCACAATGGAAAAGTTGCTTGGGATATGAAATGGCGTCCCTCATATGCCGATGATTCTCTTAATAAGCATAGGATGGGATACTTAGCTGTCTTGCTGGGAAATGGATCTCTGGAAGTGTAAGCAAactacttcttctcttcttttcatcgTGATGCATTATGTGCCTTGCACAATTTTTCCCTTATGCTTTGATTTCTATCACTGTATGCCACCTCGCCTTTGTTTTCAACTGCATTGATATATTTTATGCAAATTTGGTCTGTAAAACATATAGAACCTTTCTATGATACTATGCAAAATAATGAATGACCTTATGTAGGTGGGATGTTCCAATGCCTCGGACAACATCAGCTGTATATTTATCTTCAAAGAAAGCTGCAACTGATCCTCGTTTTGTGAAACTGGCTCCCGTTTTCAAATGTTCAAACTTGAAATGTGGTGACATGCAGAGGTCAGTAGATTTCTTCCATGTAGCCAGTTTTTGCTTGTTTCATGGAATAGAAAACAAAGCAGTCCTTTTAACACGTTCACTATCTGTCTCTATTGGGTTTCTCCTGATATGGCGCTCATTTATTTTTGCACAGTATTCCTCTGACACTTGAATGGTCGACTTTAGGGAACCCTGATTTCTTACTGGCTGGTTGCCACGATGGCACGGTAAGTAGTATTATTTCACTATCTTCACTGTCTCCATCATATTCTTCTCCTTTATTTTTGCACATGTGTAAATGTATTTAGAAAGAAGAACGGCAGTGCTAAATTGCgttgaccctttttttttttttggttattatgcATCAGATTGTTCTCTGGAAATTTTCTGTAACATCATCTTCAGAAGGTATTACCTGATAGTTTCTTTTCACATTGTGGCTAGAGAGGGTGATTTCTACTGTTGATCTCGCATTTAC encodes the following:
- the LOC104756293 gene encoding uncharacterized protein LOC104756293 isoform X1, whose product is MDEEERPRCGEEECSVSLFDYSVENHLKAVDSITDLCGEDSADIDEIDINTLSSSVTFLREWRHFNYEPKSFAFHNEVGKTHESKGTSSQTLPQFSSARVPKVNIHEDESSSSSGEISKDFVMHVGGSVWALEWCPRIHGNPDAQAKCEFLAVATHPPDSYSHKIGIPLTGRGIIQIWCIINATCKKDSSLFSEKSKKSTGKTRKKPSSETSETTEPKKPRGRPRKHPIETTKTTEPKKPRGRPRKHPIETTKTTEPKKPSGRPRKKTTPELPAELDDDVLYVEALSVRYPEDSVVPATPLRFLRETPVTETKVNNESPAQVMSSENANIKLPVRRKRQKTKVTEESCKPMLFENNEAVGNVPDEPSSGISEDVALPRVVLCLAHNGKVAWDMKWRPSYADDSLNKHRMGYLAVLLGNGSLEVWDVPMPRTTSAVYLSSKKAATDPRFVKLAPVFKCSNLKCGDMQSIPLTLEWSTLGNPDFLLAGCHDGTIVLWKFSVTSSSEDTRPLLFFSADTAPIRAVAWAPGESDQESANIVATAGHGGLKFWDLRDPFRPLWDLHPVPRFIYSLDWLQDPRCVLLSFDDGMLRILSLVKIAYDVPATGKPYPNTKQQGLSVYNCSTFPIWSIQVSRLTGIAAYCTADGSVFHFQLTTKAVEKDTRNRTPHFLCGQLTMKNSTFIVHSPIPDIPIILKKPVGETGEKQRCLRSLLNESPNRYSSNVSDAQPLAFAQEEDPDLDPEFEGTNNKAPKSKANKGKNKIGEDDENSRALVCVNEDGNEGGGRRKEEARNGSSGTKAEGFPPKMVAMHRVRWNMNKGSERWLCYGGAAGIVRCQEIAPTSNWRPQR
- the LOC104756290 gene encoding sugar transporter ERD6-like 4, with protein sequence MSFREETEEGRNDLRRPFLHTGSWYRMGSRQSSMLESSQVIRDSSISVLACVLIVALGPIQFGFTCGYSSPTQAAITKDLGLTVSEYSVFGSLSNVGAMVGAIASGQIAEYIGRKGSLMIAAIPNIIGWLCISFAKDTSFLYMGRLLEGFGVGIISYTVPVYIAEIAPQTMRGALGSVNQLSVTIGIMLAYLLGLFVPWRILAVLGVLPCTLLIPGLFFIPESPRWLAKMGLTDDFETSLQVLRGFETDITVEVNEIKRSVASSSKRSAIRFVDLKRRRYYFPLMVGIGLLVLQQLGGINGVLFYSSTIFESAGVTSSNAATFGVGAVQVVATAVATWLVDKSGRRLLLMISSIGMTISLVIVAVAFFLKEYVSPDSNMYNILSMVSVVGVVAMVIACSLGMGPIPWLIMSEILPVNIKGLAGSIATLANWFVSWLVTMTANMLLAWSSGGTFTLYALVCGFTVVFVSLWVPETKGKTLEEIQALFR
- the LOC104756292 gene encoding DNA-3-methyladenine glycosylase-like yields the protein MGEQSPSQPSTQPQSRPQSPKPQTHNLIPSESTVDSAGVSGSIVSSTTIDAQRITELGNVSSPPSKIPLRPRKIRKLTLDGDIADEDYKAEDISSSQVTSPLATAGKSLGKAKPSQSRAINVPRIQARPLTCEGELEAAIHYLRNADPLLAALIDVHPPPTFESFKTPFLALVRSILYQQLAAKAGNSIYTRFVAICGGEDVVVPETVLALSPQELRQIGVSGRKASYLHDLARKYQNGILSDSAILNMDEKSLFTMLTMVNGIGSWSVHMFMINSLHRPDVLPVNDLGVRKGVQMLYGLDDLPRPSQMEQHCAKWRPYRSVGSWYMWRLMEAKSTQTSAAMSLPPLEDMRQEPEPPQQQLDPLSMFSIGAWGQS
- the LOC104756293 gene encoding uncharacterized protein LOC104756293 isoform X2, yielding MLEALFGHWSGVPEFMEIQMLRQNFLAVATHPPDSYSHKIGIPLTGRGIIQIWCIINATCKKDSSLFSEKSKKSTGKTRKKPSSETSETTEPKKPRGRPRKHPIETTKTTEPKKPRGRPRKHPIETTKTTEPKKPSGRPRKKTTPELPAELDDDVLYVEALSVRYPEDSVVPATPLRFLRETPVTETKVNNESPAQVMSSENANIKLPVRRKRQKTKVTEESCKPMLFENNEAVGNVPDEPSSGISEDVALPRVVLCLAHNGKVAWDMKWRPSYADDSLNKHRMGYLAVLLGNGSLEVWDVPMPRTTSAVYLSSKKAATDPRFVKLAPVFKCSNLKCGDMQSIPLTLEWSTLGNPDFLLAGCHDGTIVLWKFSVTSSSEDTRPLLFFSADTAPIRAVAWAPGESDQESANIVATAGHGGLKFWDLRDPFRPLWDLHPVPRFIYSLDWLQDPRCVLLSFDDGMLRILSLVKIAYDVPATGKPYPNTKQQGLSVYNCSTFPIWSIQVSRLTGIAAYCTADGSVFHFQLTTKAVEKDTRNRTPHFLCGQLTMKNSTFIVHSPIPDIPIILKKPVGETGEKQRCLRSLLNESPNRYSSNVSDAQPLAFAQEEDPDLDPEFEGTNNKAPKSKANKGKNKIGEDDENSRALVCVNEDGNEGGGRRKEEARNGSSGTKAEGFPPKMVAMHRVRWNMNKGSERWLCYGGAAGIVRCQEIAPTSNWRPQR